The following is a genomic window from Episyrphus balteatus chromosome 1, idEpiBalt1.1, whole genome shotgun sequence.
GGTACCATTTGGTATttgtacacattttgcacttaatcaAACAATCTTTGGATTGAATCTAGAAATAAGTTGCAGGCAGAAGATACAAATACAGTCTGCAAGGTCCGCTTCCTCAGAATCATCACTTACGGTATTATTTGGTGCATGTCGCTTAGCTTTTTGGTAACTTGGCTACCAGAGCTTCCAATTACGCCCATGGGTggtcttgccccagtcatatcatatctgatgttccggaatattttttaaattttatttttacgacTCCTTCTATATTCATTTTCCttgaatattcactttctattgtaaaaagagaaaagtaaaaaaaatttttttttagtgttaaaaatacaactgactttACGCATGAAGcaaaacaatttgatgaaaaatcacaaaattaacCGTAACTTTTCGACGTCTAAACAGAACTTTCTCAAACTTATGGACTCGAACGATCATTTTactatttttcatacaacatagtacaaaaacggtcttgcccctATAGGCGGTCTTGTCCCCCCTTTccctatttatttttaaataaaggtttataaacaatgttatttgaaaatattttttgtctgaATATACAATACATTTAtgcatattttaaaatcaatttttttcgatttttgtttcgtatattttcaattttataaaattttgaaacaatttttaagacCGTAAGTAAGACTTTAACAAcccaaatatattaaaataaatcaccaaaTTGTATATCGTATAAAATTTACAGTCTTTTTGGCAAAAAGTGAATAGAATTCACGATATTATTCtcttaacacatttttttctctcttcttTCTGTTTATAGAATTGTATATTaactggataaaaaaaaaataacaataacaaataaaatggcTTTAACTGGAGGATCAGATTCAAAAATAGCACGCATTATGGTCTTTAGACCAACCTGGGAGGAGTTTAAAGATTTTCCCAAGTATATAGCTTACATGGAATCTCAGGGTGCACACAAAGCTGGGCTTGCcaaagtattttatttcaaacaaaataaaatggggATCCAAGATTGTACagagtattaatttattttttaggttgTACCCCCTCCTGAGTGGGTACCAAGAAAAAGTGGCTATGAAGATTTGGATGCCCTCAACATAACCATACCTGCGCCCATATGTCAAGTTGTAACTGGCAAACAGGGACTCtatcaacaaataaatattcaaaaaaaaccaCTCACTGTTAAACAGTTTGCCGAATTGGCCAACACTGAACGTTATCAACCACCGAAACATTTCGATTTTGAAGATCTTGAaagaaaatattggaaaaatatAACGTATGTGGCCCCAATTTACGGTGCAGATGTTAGCGGTAGCATTACGGACCCAGAAATGAATGtaagagtaaaaaaataaattaatgttcaCGCTATTTATAATATCTTTTAAACACTAGAGCTGGAATATTAATCGTTTGGGCACAATCTTAGATTTTGTGAACGAAGACTATGGCATACAAATCGATGGTGTGAATACGGCATACCTGTATTTTGGAATGTGGAAAACAACGTTTGCATGGCACACTGAAGATATGGACTTATATTCTATTAACTATTTACATTTTGGTGCGCCGAAAACATGGTACGTTGTGCCGCCTGAGTATGGACGAAAACTAGAAAAAGTCGCCAATAGTTATTTTCCCGCAAGTTATCAAAACTGTAATGCGTACTTGCGACATAAAATGACTTTAATAAGTCCGCAGATCCTCAAGCAGCATGAAGTTCCAGTTAGTAAGGTACGGGAGTCTGCTGTTATTTACATTGAAACGACATTAAGTGTTGAATATGAATATTTCTTGCAGATAACACAAGAAGCCGGTGAAATAATGATTACTTTCCCATTTGGCTATCATGCTGGTTTCAATCATGGGTTCAATTGTGCAGAATCTACTAATTTCGCAATGGAACGTTGGATTGAATATGGAAAACGTGCTGTTCAGTGTACCTGCAGGTAAAtataagagaaataaaaaagaaaaaaatattttttatttcgagTTCATAATGAATAGACCAAAAGaaactaaaatcaaaaatataaatattgttgtATTCACGTTCCACAACAAGTCAgttaaaaaactatatttttatcTTGCCTAGCAATGATATGGTTAAAATATCAATGGATACATTTGTAAAGCGCTTTCAACCCGATCGCTATCAAGCATGGCTTGAAGGTACAGATGTTGGTCAGCATCCTGAAGATCCACCAAATGCATTAACTGTAGCACCACCTCCAACGCAATTAGATGTTCTATGCAATAAGAAGTAAGTCATGACAAAACAAATTCTCTTGATTCTTAgctacaaattttcttttcttatttatcACACATACGATAAACCCCATAGAAATGGGGATGTTCCTGTACAATTATTCCAAAGAATGAAGAAACATTgcaatccaacaaaaaaaaaatcatttaaggaACGAAATCCTGATCTTGATCTCGATGAAATTCAATCAAATCCAAACATACCAGATGATGTTAAGGCTGTTTTAAAGGAAAGCGTTTTAACATTGGACATGGACGAGGACGAGGAAGTACCTGCAATATTAGAGCCAGCGAGTATAAGTAGTCAAAGTCCAGCTATATTGAAAACTAAAAAGGAATTACTAGATTATATTGACGATGGATCTGGTAAGACAGATTATGTTCTATTAAAACGCATCttacataaaattcattataaatttaattgggTATCCTCTGGCTTTACATTACTTACGGTCTTAGTAGTTCAACTAACCCATGAGgcaaaaaatgtataatttctGTTTTATTACTATTTACGACATAAATTCGTATATTGTATAAGCTTGTAAcaggaaatttattttaattttatttttgatattgtCAAGTGGTAATAGAAAATTGTAATTTACTACTTACTttctattttataataaatttattttatttgatacaAATATTGCATTACGACGTGGGATCTTGGTAAACTTTggctaaaaagaaaaaaaaatgatgatgtCGTGCTGCAAGTGTTTTCTttcgaaagaagaaaaaaagattagcATGCGTCATAATTGCAGTGTTTTAGCGACCCCATTTTGGATAGACTTCACTCTTCACTTGTGTTTGtaggcaaacaaaaattataataatgtaTCTAAAAAACGATAGGGGTCCGTTTAAGACATAAACTATCAATATTAAAATCCGtcaatgaaaaagtataaaatattcCAGAAAAGGCAAGGATAGAAAATGTCAATTGTTATACTAATTAAGATTTTCCAGAGAGAAACACATaatgagttttattttaatttgaatcgcTTGTTTTAATGTaagaatagaaagaaaaaaagatttaattaaatagtttttttcagaaatatttcagttattgtttttgtttggttttcttGTTACTAACACTGTGCTCGCTTGATTTTAAGGTTATggtgtcattttttgtttgttaaaggctcatttcgtaaaaaaaaaaaatagtaattaaatCCCGTTTATTGATGACTATCTCTAATACATATTTCGTAAATACAtcaaaaatctttataaaaatgtgaaccctaaaattatttttaacgatTGTCTTTgttaacataaatatttttatttttgttaattgtcctattttttatcatttcgtTTTAGAGTTTGACGACGACGAGGATGCATTtagaaaacgtaaacaaaaaagaaagtcaGACGCTGAATACGACGACGATTGGTATGAAAGTAAACGCCGTTCAAATTCTCGCGGTAAGGGACGAAGTCCAAAAGGCAAAGAATATCCAGCTGAAAGtacagtaaaaattaaaaaagaacgtCCTTCTACAGAGAAAATAGAAAAACCTCCTAAACAAAAAACACCTCGAAAGACGCCCACTAGAAAAAAGAAGGAGAACAATGGTACGTGAAGTATGCTAACAGCAACTTCTGCAAGAACAATCATTCTATCAGTATCTCCTTCTCTAGATTCTTCATCTAGCTCCGTACCATCATCTCCAGCAACTACCCCTAAACCAGCCGATACTGAGGTTCTACGCAAATTAAACGaacatttgatgaaaaatctTAGTCCTACATTTCAATTCACAAATCATCCCATTAAATTTGAGGGAAAAATCCCAATAGTAAAGAAAACCCCATCATCCGAAAATCTTGATCAGTCAAACGATTGTTTAATTCAGCAACAATTAAAAGTAGAACCTTTTTCGGCAATGTCATCGCCTACATCTACGGTTTgtgtgaatttaaataaaacatctcCTCCAAACTCAGTAAGGACCTCAGCATCTGCTGCAGCGTCAGCAGCTGCTTATACGAATAACTCTAGTCAGCTCAATACCTTGAACACAACCATTGTGTACAAAGCCATCGGAGGTGGAACAACAACATTATCACCAATCCCCGTAACCATGAAAACTACTTCTTCGAATAATATAATAACAACTACGGATGGTACAGCTCTGTGTATCAAAAACGAAGTCATTGATAGCGAAGGTAGTGTGGACGCAGAATCAGAAATAATAAATTCTAGTCAAAGTGGTGGTAAAGGAGCGTCATCAGGTAAGCAGCAAAATGAATCctgttataattttatttcgttttgttttaatttgtttattttgtattgtttatatttttattatttattgttattttttatcttgATGTATTGAAGAGCTctttaaacaatttgatttaattattatatttgtgttttattaattttcttattgctttaaaaaataCCATTGTCGcaaaaattttgcacaatttgtTTGCATTGAcgtaaaactacttttttttaacctgacaaaaaaaaataaagataataatacagattttaaaaataataagaaccaACGGAATAATTAATTAAGGTGGTGAGAAGAAAAAATAGCTTGTTGTGTGTTTACTAATAAAGTTTGATTGGATAACGGACCGAGATCTCAATACTATACTACGCCGTACTCCCTGCTATAAATAAAAACTACGGGTGAAATATTTTCGGTAGAAAGGCTCCCAAACTAAAAATTCTCAGATTACTTTTAGTCTTTCtcttaaatttcgtttttttgtttgttaatatgtagttaataaaaagcaaaaaggtAACATAAATGCCAGCAGTTTTTGATTAGGAACCCTTGTCCATTTTTCCCCGAGGGTTTTTATtcagaatagggctgaatatGTATATATTATCGTTTACTTATTCGGTTTATATTCCTACATACGtattaataacaaataataattttcgatTACCGTTGCTTTTCAATAGAAAATTACTTTAAACGAAATAACCAGTCTATTATTTGTTTAACGTAATAGGGGTTTAATCTGAGTATAAATCTCGGTTTGCGTATTTTGAAAAACGGTGAACTATTTgcgacattgtttttttttttctctgaccCTATAAAAAAGTGCCGTTTTGCACGTTATTAAAagacaaaactaaaaataaaaactattatattattttaactcaattttatttatataataacgaaaaagatacaaataatgCGCTTATTCTAGCTTAGTGTTTTTCAAAGTGTGGGTCGCGACTCTCTGAGGGGTCGCGAAGACTTCTTAAGGAGGTCGCGGCCGCGagttaaatattgaaaaaaacaaaagacaaacaaaatttctcagggcgacaaatgtgtttgtatgttttttaataaaaattgaaatcttggattgatttttgatactttaacAATTAAATCGTTTTCCAAGTTTAGTCCGTTTCTCTTCATAGTTTTGATGTCCAACATTGAAGCGAATTTGACTTCACATATGTATATACACAGTAATGAAAGGGCACTAACAGCAGCAAAGCTTCGTTTGCCAGCTCAGAATACTATCTATTCTTAACATGGCACCTGAAGCTAAATCTATAaggttttctttcagttttacaGATGTTAGATTAGCAAGTTCAAccgaattattcaaaaaaagatTTGAATTCCATCTTAGTTCCAACTCAATAGTTTCATCTCCAAATTTAATAAacgggttgacagatgaaaaacaggtataattttttgtagagaaatgagattgccttgattttagattttttttttaatcagcattaaaaaatacctcaaaatcaTGTATAATATGTGTACATagtaataccattgtctatttttgctaattttgaaaatctccacttcgcgctttgaccttgaaatcgcgacttgcggacatgagttTTTCTAGACTTGAGGTTTGtgatagaatgccaaaacgaaggtattgagcaaaaaaaaattctattagcattcattccgaggtaaACCTCGAAGAATTTTTACCTTAAATGActgtattaattaatttatacaaaatgacaaggatttttgtgaaaattagCAGCGgcgtttttttaatcagttctgttcggaaatggtatcacttataactgtaagtgttgccgttgtttattaattttttgtttttattgtaaataatttttttattttaaattatttttttagaaaattgccactCCCGCTTAAAAGGGGAGAGATAGAcacccatagtaaaaaattattgtattgaactcctctacaaaaaaccgttatcaaccAACtttacaaaacgtgataggtctccgcccgcttatattttgattgtaacacagtgttattataCTTTCAATCGGAAAGGGTGTTgcaaattttcttgtttttcaaaatggtggacgCCAACAAGACCAATTAATACGCAAATTGAGATTCATACTCAAAACTCAACCCTCTTCAATGCCGCatccaaacttagctgacgtcacaactttttttagatgCTTCTGAACTGTTATCATTTGAACATAATTggcaaaacaatatttttgaagaGTAACATAACTTTGTGtacttaaaattttagtttattcttttgtttcatttaatttttttttttcaaaaaaaaactgttgcaaGTCGAAATAAAAGCCGAGTTGTATTGGTAACTGTGTACGGaggttaataaatattttatgcttTAAACACCAACAGAAGATTTATTTATTACATATAACccttattaacaaaaataaacttttttttgttgccgaaacaaaaatatacttttatgaaggttttcggtgtgctgaactcgaatcagaAGTCagaccttatttttttatataaagaaaattgCTTGAGCATATTAAggaacggtttctataagacctttcaagacctgtttaaatctttcccatatcttttttactgcccgagatatcgtCAGTTGTTTGGCATTTTATATCTACCATAGAAATTTTATAACGCCGTTTTCTCCTTTAttatatatgaagccaaacctaattacttcatttttagatatctcggacaataaaaaagatattgaaaagatctAAACAGGTTTtataaaccgttactaaataagctaaaacaattttccttatataaaaaaacatggtccgaagtactaaaaaaaaacgttttttgcatttaacggtaatatttcaaaaacgggagctggttagttttttctgacttcgggttcgagttcagcacaccaaaaaccttcagaaaagtaattttttgccTCGGCAACAAaccccttgtaaaccagtgtaatcgtTTGTTGTTGAACTATGAATAagttaagcaaacaaaattacgACCAAAAAAAAGGAATACTTTTGTACCAGGTAATTAAACACATCTAAAGTTATCTATTCACATGAGTCTTCATTTATTATCATTGCAAATTAATgttacaatttttgaattttttttgtaatttttaataactttttacttATTGTTATGATGCTGAAAATCCATGTCttggaaaaattatataatcttACATCGGGGAATAGTGTACTTGggtgtgtaatatttttttaatttttgtatgcaatTCTTCTCAGACTTAAGCGTTGGTCCATTTACAGTTTTCATTTAGTTTggtgtaattttatttttgtttttgcacggcatttttctattttctatatgCATATTAATCTAtagataattttgtatttcggttttgaaaatgaatacaACAAAAGGAAAACGCCTTTGTTAAGTTAAATTGTCTAATTAAATCTATTCCATCGaactaaattaaattgaaatacataGTTAGAACCCATAGCAAAATCCTTCAATGTCAAATCTGCctgcataaactaacggggttttatttttggattttaggaatgcgcctaaaaataaatattagacggttttttgttcaatttttgcatttatctacaaaaataaattatttaaacttatttttttactccttaaatttcaaaataactaagtaaataatgaagatattgaattttaaaaaaatacgtgttttattatagctaaaggcaagtcgattgacattattaattttaaaatttgcgatgttgggttacaaggggttaagctTTTATGAACAAGAATTTCCTTATTAAacatcaaaactaaaatttttctattccgAACAGTTCATTTAAGAAAAGTATGGACCTTGCCAATTTAAcaattctttattttcagtttctttcaTTAACACTTAAAAGTCAAgtgtaatttattttgtaatttatttacaCTCATTTAAACGTGAACAATACGGAAACTACGTTATAGCAGTTTAAAACTGTATTAATAATTGAcactttttgtttgaataactCCGGCTTAATGACCTACCCTTGTAAAAAATGTTATGATTCAAGCTAAGATATTCACTTGGAagcaaaatatcccaaaaaatgcatttttgtgaataactccgctataaagaatgatcaggtggtgcgaaattgggtttaagacttttaaatatacccttatcgatccatgaaataaaaatttacagtgtctctgtgcgcaaggttaaACCCTTTTTTCTGACGCTTTGACTAGAGTACTAAGTAATTAAAGTTATTAGTTATTATGTTTATACCAAACACCACAAATATCTAAtatatagaaaataattttaaatctcCTGTATAAAACCTTATACATGACTAAACCtgatcaatttttattttttataagattAAAAAGATTGGATTTTGAAAATTCGAACACTTTTATTGTAGAATAGAATTACAAGATTCAATGACGTCACGTTTTGAGATATAATTAGAAATTCCGTTCTTTGAttgttttcgattttatttattaagtaaggTAATTTGTTCCAACACCTTTTGTATCGGTTtctaaaaaaacttattttctttattcaaaacCTGTTTAAAACTTTCCGATATTTCATCTCTTATCCGTTGAAGTTTGTGTATTTGGTTTATTTTATCATAAAGAAGAATTGTTAATTTAGTATGTGGTTCTTTTCAGCGCTTGACAAAAGATAAGTTTCCAGGAAAGACAAGAACTAGGATCAGAAAATATAATTCTTAAAATTATGATTGGTATCGACGCAGAATTTCACCTTCTATAGCAGGTTTAAAAGCTAGAAAAGGAAAGGAGTTGATGGTTGATAAATcaggaaaatttattttgatgcaATCTCTCCATAATGATATATTATTTGAAGGTATTTTTGAATACTGAATCGTATagaaagaaatagaaaaaatattccGATACGAACATccttaaaaaatgcaaaactctTTTTATTGAAAGGTGAATTTTTTcagtacaggtaaaatataagcgaaaaactattaaaaataatgGTAATAAGAAATGGGAAGATTTGCAACCAGTACCGAAACACTTCGTGAATAAAATCCCGTGAAATTCGGTGAAAGTGCTAAAGTTGGTATGATGCCATAAGTCATGTAAAAAAACATCACTTTTCAAATAACAAGAAAGAAACGcctttttcttaagtttttttgtaatttcttaTGGTTGACGTGAGTAATTTTGTTGAACAACTTCGGTTCGTGTTAGCCACCAAAGCAATGAAAacccaaaaccaaaaatcaactAGGTACCTGACCGACAGCCAATAGCTTTTATCtcgaccaatttttttttttttatcaagtggCATCAGGTTGAATTATAGCCGCGAAAACAGCCCCTTCGGAAAAGAAATTAAGTAAAGTGTAATTTGGTTTCTATAACAGAAAACTCGATGACCAGGTAATTTGACTTATCAAATTTGCGTAACGATATGCAAATCATAAGGGTCTAGGTGTATGTTTGCACTTGCACTTAAATTTATTTCGGATTTTCTCTTGGTGGTGGCATTGTAAATTCACTTGTCAAATGCATAGACATTTCACGTAGAAACACAAACAAATATAAACATAAATTGAGAACATTTTCATACAATTATGCATTAAAGCACGTTGTGATTGAGCAGCAATccgaaatgcaaaaaaatgatCAAATTCCTTATATCATTTAAAGTAAGCAGCCCAAATAATCGAAAACGATAATTCCATAACTCGATTATAGCCAAACTATATCGTTTGACCATACTGTTAATTTCAATAGTCACTATCGTGTCGCAAATGCTATCGTTCTTTTTGCTTTCAGTAACTCGATTATCATAATGAAAACGATTGTTTGGACGATAGCTAAAACGGTATCGCTCTGAGtaaatttgcaaacaaaatgaaccctttttgtaaattttaacaattttatagAAACTGtttatgtacataaataaataaaattgtttaaagaacagttgcaaaaaaaatattcaatttttttttattattttgggcaccatcttatttttctcttcataAACCCAATTAGTACATCATTATTCACCTCAAAGTATGCAATTTCACGTCGACAGCGAAACTATAGTAATAGAGTAACGGATAAGAAATTAATGACAATATCATCATCGATTATCGTTTCGGTGACAATttgaaaattacggaatgaGTACTCAGCAAAGGTACGACACTCACACTGCACGTTGTACCACCATTTTATCCGTAAATATCCAAATCCGTAAAACGGACATTATTCTTTAAACAATGCTTCAAGTTAAAGAATCTTCTTACATTAACATCCTATATTTCATTTAATTCCTTGGTTATTTATTATCGCTCTCAAGTTTAGTgtctaaataacaaaaaactttttacttatgtactcgtatgtttcaatatttttttgtgtggctctTGTTTCTCCAACGGTGTTTAAATTTAACTTGCGAACCATAAATTTTATagtatatatatgtattatttttgtatttgattaaAATTACCTTAACTTTACATCTattaaataattgttattatCTTCGTAGTACACCGAACGCATCAAAGAAATTTCTTCTACAATAGCTATAATGCCAATAGTTCCCGAGGCAATGCATTCCAAAGTTGCAAATGCAATACAAATAATTATTCAAGATATAATCCTAAATATCCAAGATACAATACATATGATCCGAGATACAATTCAAACTCAAATTCAGTATATAATGAACTTAAATTACGATACCACAACAACAATCAATATTCTCCTCTAATTAATTATAGAGTGCGTCGATactaaatagaaataaatatttttgcaaataaaaaaaactcgagTATAAACTTCAAGCTTCTTCCTTTTTGtatgttatattttttgtattttttttacttttatatctatacaattatttgaaaagcaattcaattttatttttatttggaactctttttttaatttgcaaattttttttatataattgatattgtttattgactgaaagaaaatatattcgaaagtagattttaatttatttttttttttattaaattctaattCCTAACTTCAATGAATGTGTATattatcttttttaattgaaaccccaaaaaaaaagatgtttacATGGTCACCACTGATAATAATACAACCTACATCATTAATCAACATCCACCACAACAAATCACAACAATGCCAATATTGAAAACGGAAAATGAATCTGCTGATGATGTAATCGTTGAGAACAATTCACCTTCAGTGAATAGTTCGCAAACTAATTATACAACAAAAATGATTTACAACCTGAAACagaaacgaaagcgaaaattgCGCAATGAACCCGATGAACAATCGGAGTACTTAGAGAAAATGTCTGTCCGCGGATTGGATATTCAAAAGTATGAGCATATTGTTGATGGAATTGCATATTGTGCAGTGTGTGccaaaaaagagatttttaaaacatttaaaaacaaatacagttTTCAAAGGCATGCTTACCTTTTTCATGAAGGCGATAATCGAAAAATATTTGCCTGTCCTGTTTGCAGCAAAGAGTTTTCGCGTCCGGATAAAatgaaaatgcataaaaaagacaaacataGTGAAGTTGTTGACATGGAAGAGCAAATTAAGGCAGCTGCAGAAGAGGAGAAAGCACCTGTAATCGTTAAAGCACCTGCTCGACGAAAAAGAGttactaaagctcaaaaattacttcaacagcagcaacaactaCAACAGCAAcaggatgaagaagaagaagagcagcagcaacaacaacagcaacagatGTTGAATGATAGGTCCACAATAACAACAATAAttgaaacaaaatctgaaaGCAATAATAACAGCAACCAGAGCTTAAGTAATTGTACATCTCATCAGATGCAAACAATTGATTTGAGTAGCATGATTTTACCTAGTCAACTTCAAATAAGTACGGCCGAACTTCTACAACAtcaccagcaacaacaacaacaacagcagcagcaacagttACAAAACACAACCATTCTCTATAatcaaattgatttaaataacgCGCTGCTGCAAAATCAACTACATGCTAATAATATCATTATCCAAGGTCCAATAGGAACATCAAATGGTTCTCTCCTTCCAGTTCAAACAATCCAAACTCATGACGGCAGTATATTTCATCACCAGCAATCATCTCAGCAGCAgcatattcaaataaaaaatgaattgcaAACGGTTCCTTTGAGCACCACATCCACTACCACGCTATCATCGTCCTCAACATCTAATTCTAGTCACCATCAGCAACAACATAGTAATCAGCAACACCATCAACAACATCAAATGGATATGACTTCCTTGACAAAACTCGAGAACGTATCTTATCTGCCATCTTCAAACGAAAATCATGTTATTGGAACTGTTCAAAGTTATCAGATAATTACACCTGACGGATTGCATGCTTACCAGCCAAAATTATTAAATGCAAATGAAATCGAACTATGTCCATTTACCTCTGCAACAGGAGCTAATTACACTTTCACTTCATCGAGTCAAAGTAATAACAACAACATTAGCAACAACAATACAGACCATTCTCAATTTATGGACATTAAAAATGAATTGCTTATCAAGAGCGATCAGTTCATGGATACATCTGGAATGTATCATTTGCCATTTTCACCAAGCTCAATGATAAATGCTGTTAGTGAAGTGAATAACTCATCTTTATTGGAAACCAAAGAAATTAGGTAAACAGAATCTATTTGAGTTACACTGTGCATTGTAGAATT
Proteins encoded in this region:
- the LOC129906937 gene encoding inner centromere protein A-like isoform X1; this encodes MALTGGSDSKIARIMVFRPTWEEFKDFPKYIAYMESQGAHKAGLAKVVPPPEWVPRKSGYEDLDALNITIPAPICQVVTGKQGLYQQINIQKKPLTVKQFAELANTERYQPPKHFDFEDLERKYWKNITYVAPIYGADVSGSITDPEMNSWNINRLGTILDFVNEDYGIQIDGVNTAYLYFGMWKTTFAWHTEDMDLYSINYLHFGAPKTWYVVPPEYGRKLEKVANSYFPASYQNCNAYLRHKMTLISPQILKQHEVPVSKITQEAGEIMITFPFGYHAGFNHGFNCAESTNFAMERWIEYGKRAVQCTCSNDMVKISMDTFVKRFQPDRYQAWLEGTDVGQHPEDPPNALTVAPPPTQLDVLCNKKNGDVPVQLFQRMKKHCNPTKKKSFKERNPDLDLDEIQSNPNIPDDVKAVLKESVLTLDMDEDEEVPAILEPASISSQSPAILKTKKELLDYIDDGSEFDDDEDAFRKRKQKRKSDAEYDDDWYESKRRSNSRGKGRSPKGKEYPAESTVKIKKERPSTEKIEKPPKQKTPRKTPTRKKKENNDSSSSSVPSSPATTPKPADTEVLRKLNEHLMKNLSPTFQFTNHPIKFEGKIPIVKKTPSSENLDQSNDCLIQQQLKVEPFSAMSSPTSTVCVNLNKTSPPNSVRTSASAAASAAAYTNNSSQLNTLNTTIVYKAIGGGTTTLSPIPVTMKTTSSNNIITTTDGTALCIKNEVIDSEGSVDAESEIINSSQSGGKGASSDVYMVTTDNNTTYIINQHPPQQITTMPILKTENESADDVIVENNSPSVNSSQTNYTTKMIYNLKQKRKRKLRNEPDEQSEYLEKMSVRGLDIQKYEHIVDGIAYCAVCAKKEIFKTFKNKYSFQRHAYLFHEGDNRKIFACPVCSKEFSRPDKMKMHKKDKHSEVVDMEEQIKAAAEEEKAPVIVKAPARRKRVTKAQKLLQQQQQLQQQQDEEEEEQQQQQQQQMLNDRSTITTIIETKSESNNNSNQSLSNCTSHQMQTIDLSSMILPSQLQISTAELLQHHQQQQQQQQQQQLQNTTILYNQIDLNNALLQNQLHANNIIIQGPIGTSNGSLLPVQTIQTHDGSIFHHQQSSQQQHIQIKNELQTVPLSTTSTTTLSSSSTSNSSHHQQQHSNQQHHQQHQMDMTSLTKLENVSYLPSSNENHVIGTVQSYQIITPDGLHAYQPKLLNANEIELCPFTSATGANYTFTSSSQSNNNNISNNNTDHSQFMDIKNELLIKSDQFMDTSGMYHLPFSPSSMINAVSEVNNSSLLETKEIRRPKKRKPSTAAKH